TAGATCTGTACATGATGTGAATATAGAAAGCAATAACTACAGGATTATAATACAACACCTATACAAGGAAAGCTAGGATTTGAGATCGTTGTTTCTTCTATTGCTCATGATTTCCTCTATTACTCCCCCGCAAGCTTAATGGGAAGGTTTCCACGTGAAGCTTGGATCGAAAAGCAGAGAAGCGCGCGGAAGGTAATCCCTTGGTGAGACCATCAGCGAGTTGATCATCAGAACTAATGAATTGAATGCGTAGCTGTCCTCGCATAAAACGTTCCCGAACAAAATGATAATCTATTTCAATGTGTTTAGTTTGAGTGTGAAAGACTGGGTTCGCAGTGAGATAAATCGCAGAGATGTTATCACACCATAAAGTAGGAGCACGAGACTGAGAAAAACCCAACTCTTGAAGGAGTGACTGGAGCCAAATTATCTCTGCAGTAGCATTAGCAAGACTCTTGTATTCAGATTCTGTGCTAGAGCGAGCAACCATCCGTTGTTTCTTGTAGCTCCAAGATATCGGATTAGAGCTAAGGAAGATAATAAAGCCACTGACCGTCGATCATCAGAATTTCCCGCCCAGTCAGCAGCAGAAAAACCGTGAAGTGTCGAAATGGAGCTCGGTCGAAGATAAAGTCCGTGAGTAATAGTACCTTTAAGATACCGCAAAATTCTCTTGACTGCAAGCCAGTGAGTCACATAAGGCTTATGCATGAATTGACATACCTGGTTAACGGCATAGGCAATGTTTGGTTTAGTAAGAGACATATATTGAAGACTGCCAACCACACTGCGATAGAGAGAAGGGTCCTCAAATGGCTGACCATCATGAAGAGAGAGTTGAGAGCCATCGATAACAGGTGAACTAATAGGTTTGCAATCAAGTATGGATGTCCTGACAAGGATGTCATGGATTTACTTGGACTGCGTAAGATAAAGGCCATTAGAGTCTGACCTAGCTTCCATGCCCAAGAAGAAATGAAGTGGACCGAGATCCTTCATCGCAAATTCTTTTTGTAATGCCTCCAAGATAGACTGAAAGGGAGCTCCCTGAGTCCCAGTTAAGatgatatcatcaacataaaTCAGGAGAAACATAACATATGTGGAATGCCGAAGTATGAATAGAGAAGAATCGGCCTTTGAGTCTCGAAATCCAagtcgaaaaagaaaagtgcTCAGACGCTGAAACCATGCACACGGTGTTTGCTTAAGACCATACAGAGAACGTCGGAGACGACATACGTGATTAGGCCGAGAAGGATCGATGAACCCCGGAGGTTGAGACATATAAACTTCTTCAGAAAGATGCCCATGAAGAAATGCATTCTTCACATCCAATTGTCTGATAGGCCACTGTAGGGAGACATCAAGGGAAAGGATAGTTCGGATGGTGACAGGTTTAATGACAGGGCTGAAAGTTTCTTCATAATCTACACCATCTCGCTGATTAAACCCCTTAGCTACTAAGCGAGCCTTGTAGCGATCAATCGTTCCATCTGCCTTCTGCTTAATCCGATATACCCACTTGCAGCCAACAATATTTTGTTTAGGAGACGATGGAACTAGATCCCAAGTTTTGTTCTGGAGAAATGCCCGATACTCCTCCTGTGGCAGCTCGCCTGTGAGAATGTTTACGAGCCTGAGCAAAGGAATGAGGTTCCTGCAAAGCAGTAGAGACAGAAAAGGCCGTAGGATGGCGTGAGATAACAAAGCgtagaggaggaagagatCCATCTTTAGCCCTTGTCACCATTCTGTGTGTATTCTGAGTAGGAGGCGGAACAAGAGGAGGAGCTTGCTTAGTCTCATCTGGAGTAGTAGCAGCCAAAACATCCTCAACAGAGTCAACAAGACCTGCGGAATGACCTCAGGTGCAACATCTGTCACGGTGGTGGATCTGGATGGGAGGGAAGAAATATTAAGTGGAACAGGAATGTGTGTGGTCTCGAAAGGGAGAGaagaaatattattaatatcaGAGGAGAACGTACCAGTAGCAGAAGTAGAGCCTGAGGATAGCCGTCCATGTTCCACTGAGATAGGTGCACCAATTCTGAACGGAAAGGAGCGCTCATCAAAGATAACCTGAGGAGATATAAAGATACGGCCACCGATAGGATTTAGACACCGGTATCCTAGGTAATTTGAAGGATAGCCAAGGAAGACACATGGTTGGGAGCGAGGTTCCAACTTGTGACGATTATAAGGATGCAAATAAGGGAAGCAAAGACATCCAAATACCCGTAGATGACCATAATTAGGTGGGTGACCAAACAAAATTTCATAAGGAGATTTGAACTGTAGGGACTTGGTGGGCAATCGGTTGATCATATAGATAGCTGTTTCAAAGGCATAGTCCCAATATTTGGAAGGAATGGAGGaatgagaaagaagagaatgaCCCATATCTACTATGTGACGATGTTTACGTTCAACTGAGCCATTCTGCTGAGGCATATGAGGACAGGAAATACGATGAAAAATTCCATTGGCTTGTAATTCAACCTGGAAAGCAGTGGATAGAAATTCTTTTGCACCGTCTGACtggaaatattttattttatgtccATAAAGATTTTCAACTTGAAGCCGAAAGGCACGAAAGATTTGTAATGCTTCAGATCGAGTTTTCATGACATAAAACCAGGAAAATTTACTATAATCgtcaagaaaatgaatatagtAGACATTCCCAGTAAGAGAAGAGATTGGTGCTGGTCCCCAGATATCCGTATGAATAAGTTCAAACAAGGAATTGCTCTTATGCATAGTAGGAGGAAAAgaacaatttattaatttgccTTATTGACATGCATAACAAATCAGTCCAACATGATCATTATTTAATTGTAAGGAAGAACCTAGAGCTCGACGGACAATTGGAAAAGATGGGTGACCAAGACGTTGATGCCATAAGCTACTGGAGATAGAAGTAGAGAGAAGAGCCTGAGGATGACTGGTGGGCCTGTCTCTCGAGTGGAAACAATAGAGTCCATCCTTAACCGGGCCCTGCAAAAGCTCCTGACGGGTTCGTTGATCCTTAACAATGAAACAGTCAGGATAAAGTTCAAAAAAACAAGTATTATCTCGAGCAAACTTGGATATAGATATGAGGTTTTTGGATATATTAGGGGAATATAGAATATGATTTAAATGTAGAGGACGAGAAGAGAGTTTGATAGTGGAAGAACCAGAGGTAAGTACAGGAAGAGATTTACCATCCCCAACATAGATATGATCGGAATTCAGTGTCTCATCATAAATATTTAGGTTGGCAAGGTCAGAGGTGACATGATGTGTTGCACCCGAGTCCATGTACCAGTCGAGATCATGAATTCCCTGTGAAGAAGCTTCAGCAAGATTAGCCTGAACATTAGAAGAGTAATTGAACTGAAAAAACGGGGCAATATGGCCAGGTCTGTTGCAGTTCTGACATGTGACCGATGAAGAAACTGGACTGTAAGGAAATGCCAGAGTGGACTGGGCTTGGAGTGGGCCGAACCGAGAGGGCCTAAAAGGCAAGAAGGATCCGGGTTGAGAGAAGGTGCCGGATCTAGTGTTTCACGGATCTCGGTTCAGGTTGTCCCGGGTCGGATTGAAATGCTGACCCGAGCCGCTCCCAAGTCGTCCCTGTCCTGCGAAAGaattagggttagggttaTTCATTCCCCTCCTGTTGCTTTGAAAACCAAACCCCCCCCACAAAAAAAGCCTCCTCCTTGCCCGTGCCCATTCCAGTAGCCACCGGAATAGGATTCGCCGTGACCGTCACCGAAGAACCTAGTGTTGTGGCCGCCGTAGCTACTTCCGTTTCCTCTGCCACtacttttccctttcttcccTTTACCGCGATCTTCATTTCTCCCTCGACCGTCTGCAAAATTCACTTCTGTGGGAGGCGGTCCGAGAATCCCAGAAAGAGGAGCTGAGGCCGACTGCTCCTTCATGGCAGCATAAGAGTGGCGTTCATCGTGCCCCATGAGGAGCGAGGTGAGCTCATCGATACTCATCGTTACCATTGTGTCTGATTTGGCTAGGATAAGGGGCTCCCATTCCGGTCCTAGGCCAATGTAGATACATCGGTTAACTTCTGCCTGAGTCTTAGGTTTACTGATTTGGGCGAAATTAAGGGCTTTCTTCTTGACTTCATTGATAAATCCCAGCATAGATGAGCCTTTGCGAAGATCGCGCCATTGCTGTTCCAGGAGGTCCTCTTGTGCGGCTGTCTGGCTGAGGAAGGCCGTTTCCAAGGAGCGCCAAGCCTCGTGGGATGTCTTGGCAGAGAGAATGGTGACGCCAATTTCTTCAGTCACTGCTGGTTAGTGCAAACTTATCTCTAGATACCCACTTCTGATGCTCTGGATTTTGCAAGTCACTGCCGTTTGGTCTTTGGACAGTTTTGCTGGGTTCTGGTACTCGGCCTTCAGCATAGGAGAGGAGACCATAAGTCTCGAGTAAGGGGCTCATGATGCCCTTCTAGAACATATAATTCCGACCATTCAATTTAACTTGAACAGTAGGAATAGAGGAGGGAAGGTTAAGAATTGAAGTAAAGTCAACCATAGTTGGTTTAAAGGTCGGGAAAAGGGGAGAAAAGGTTaggaagagggagagagggtaTAGGTTGGCCTGATCGAGATCGGCTATGTAGATCACTCGATcgtaggctctgataccatatgaGATTAGATGAATTGGGCTGAAACCTCAACTTAATGTTCGAGGTGTATTGTATTGcattatatagatatgtacATGATGTGAATATAGAAAGCAATAACTACAGGATTATAATACAACACCTATACAAGGAAAGCTAGGATTTGAGATCGTTGTTTCTTCTATTGCTCATGATTTCCTCTATTACCCACAATATCCACAATATTGTACGACTAATTTACGAGACAACTGTACCGATTGCACGGGGACACAACTGCATGAGAGCCACATCCCTCGGCGTTACTCGGGTTAACGCCGTCTAGTAATCTCGACCCAAtaattagattttatttttttggtgaacaaactattttcttatttccttaattactTGTAGATATTGTCCTTAATAATTTTTCCCCAATTTTccaactggaaaaaaaaatgttaaaaacgTGCTGCCGCGAAACCGTTGCCCACCTCATAAACAAAGCAACGTCACCTAGGCGTTATCGAAATTAaccaccaaaaaagaaaagaacacaaAATTTAGGAATTTCTCTGCAAAGTCTTTCCTCCCCGAGGCCAGAAAATCCATTTCCATGGAGCTCTACTCTGCCACTCCCCGTGACATCTCCCTCTCCAAGCTCTCCCCTTTCCATCCTTCAGCTCAGAGGAGACCCCCCCGGGTCCCACCGTCTTGCGCCCGCGCGGGGACGCTGTCCCTGAGGGCGTCGTCGAGGCCCCCGACCGCCGCGCTCGAGCACGCCGGCGGGAAGATGGTGGTGGAGCTGGTGGGGGCCTTCAACGAGCTGACGGAGAGGATGAGCGGAGTGGCTCTGTCTAAGAGCTCGTCCAGGATACTGTTCAAGGCCCTGAAGCTGTCCATCCCGATGCTGCAGAGCTTGGGCGTGGGCCCCGACGGCCGGCCTCTCCTCTCCAAGGCCCTCTCCGTCGCCGTCATCCTCGCCGACCTTCAGGTATAATATCTGCTTCCGATCGCCGCTTTGCTTCATTGTTCAATTTCTGATCTTTAGGTGTCAATTAGCTGTTGTTGTGTAATTGCTCTATGTTGTTTTTTTATAGTAATGTAATCCCAGATGGATGCAGAAGTGATTTCCGCCGGCATTCTGAGGGAAATCCTCGAGGCCGGAGCGGTCTCGATCCATGAGGTGAGGGATAGGATAGGTATGGGGACCGCTCATTTACTGCACGAGAGCTTGCGCGTTAAGAACTTCCCGTCCAAGGTCGATGTCTTGGATGAAGAGAGCGCTGCTGCCCTGAGGAAGTTCTGCCTCACGTTCTACGACATCAGAGCGGTGATTCTCGAGCTGGCTCTCAAGCTCGACACGATGAGGCACTTGAGTTACCTTCCGAGGTATGAGCAGCAGATGGTCTCCCTCGAGGTTATGAAGGTCCATGCGCCTTTAGCTCATGCTGTCGGGACCAAGCTCCTCTCTTTGGAGCTCGAGGATCTCTCGTTCCGGTACCTCTTCCCTTACTCGTACCTATATGTGGACACCTGGTTGCAGAGCCACGAGACGGGGAGTAAGCCTCTGATAGAGATATACAAGGACCGGTTGCTTCAATCATTGAAGAATGATAATGTTCTAGCTGAACTGGTGGAGGATATCTCAGTGCAGGGCCGTTATAAAAGCCGTTACAGCACCATGAAGAAGCTCCTCAAAGATGGGAGGAGGCCTGAAGAGGTAAATGATATTCTCGGACTGCGGGTTATACTGAAGCCAATGCCAGGAGTGGGTGATAAGATTGAAGTAGGGGAAAGGGCATGCTATCGGACACGTGAGATTGTCCAATCTCTATGGAAAGAAATGCCTCATAGGACAAAGGATTATATTGCTAGGCCTAAAGCGAATGGGTATCAGAGCTTGCATATGGCCGTTGACGTGAGCGAGAATGGGAGGTTGAGGCCGCTGATGGAGATACAGATCCGAACTACAGAGATGAACATGTTAGCAGCTGGTGGGACTGCATCTCACTCGTTGTACAAAAGTGGTCTTACCGATCCCGAAGAGGTAGCCCTTCTGTTTCCCTTTTGCATATGTATACCGCTGTTCCGTCGCTTCAATTATTGTGGTCTGATCCAATCCTTAGGAACCTGCCCCAAAATAATGAACTTACAGAATGGATTTCTTTATCATGAACATATCCGTTTTACCCGAATCACTTAACTGTTATCTGAACAAGTCAAAGTTATGTCTCAGTTTGAGAGTTAGGGCTTCCCTGCAGAAGGGCAGGCTAAACTGTTGCTTTAGTACCTTGTTAGGGCACTTTCCTGCTGGTGTTCACATGATTGATTTGTGAACGGCTTAGGCAAAACGACTGAAGGCAATAATGCTGGCTGCTGCTGAGCTGGCAGCCCTTCGACTTCAGGACCTTCCTTCCACAAATCATAAAGACATCGAGATCGATCACAGAGATCGAGTATTTCGCCTTCTTGACAGGAATGGTGATGGTCGAATCAGCATAGAGGAGCTCATGGAAGTGATGGAGGAGCTTGGAGCCCCAGGCGAAGATGCGAGGGAGATGATGCAGCTTCTAGATTCCAACAGCGATGGGTCCCTTAGCTCTGATGAATTCGATGCCTTTCAGAAGCAGGTAATTTTTTAGCATAATCTTTTGAAACTGACTGGACTTTGAACCAACTGCACTGGTTCTCGAGTTcaactattttttaaataagttgatggaaaatgtcatatgaaaatgaatttaACCAAACTTATGAATTTAGTAAACTATATATGGTAAAAACAAGCTGTAGCTTTCAAGCAGCAATAGGTCGGCCACATAAAAAACTGGCATGAATTAGCAAAGACGGAGGAGGGATAATAGATTTACTTGCATATCTGATTTTCTAGAGAAACTGAGGGGCAAGGGCCTTGATTCCAGATGGACCAATCGGATCGGGTTTCTTTATTACGAACTTCGATCTCATCCTTGTGGAGTTTCAGAACTGAGTTCAATAGGGTTGTTGCATTGCAGGTTGAACTTATGCGGAACTTAGAGGATCGAGATGATCAATACAGGACTATGCTGGATGAAAAACTTCAACTGGGCAACATGACCGGGTTGATTTAGGCTTTTGACTTAGACCTTGTTGTTTCATACTGACACTGTGGATATGTAATGTACTTGTGATTAGATAGTGTAATATAAAACATGTATTTCCCAGATTCGAATGCAATGCAATAAAGAAA
The sequence above is drawn from the Punica granatum isolate Tunisia-2019 chromosome 5, ASM765513v2, whole genome shotgun sequence genome and encodes:
- the LOC116209507 gene encoding probable GTP diphosphokinase CRSH, chloroplastic — encoded protein: MELYSATPRDISLSKLSPFHPSAQRRPPRVPPSCARAGTLSLRASSRPPTAALEHAGGKMVVELVGAFNELTERMSGVALSKSSSRILFKALKLSIPMLQSLGVGPDGRPLLSKALSVAVILADLQMDAEVISAGILREILEAGAVSIHEVRDRIGMGTAHLLHESLRVKNFPSKVDVLDEESAAALRKFCLTFYDIRAVILELALKLDTMRHLSYLPRYEQQMVSLEVMKVHAPLAHAVGTKLLSLELEDLSFRYLFPYSYLYVDTWLQSHETGSKPLIEIYKDRLLQSLKNDNVLAELVEDISVQGRYKSRYSTMKKLLKDGRRPEEVNDILGLRVILKPMPGVGDKIEVGERACYRTREIVQSLWKEMPHRTKDYIARPKANGYQSLHMAVDVSENGRLRPLMEIQIRTTEMNMLAAGGTASHSLYKSGLTDPEEAKRLKAIMLAAAELAALRLQDLPSTNHKDIEIDHRDRVFRLLDRNGDGRISIEELMEVMEELGAPGEDAREMMQLLDSNSDGSLSSDEFDAFQKQVELMRNLEDRDDQYRTMLDEKLQLGNMTGLI